The Candidatus Hydrogenedentota bacterium genome includes the window TCGCGCCAAAGCCTTTTACAACAGGGTGATAGGTGGGGTCAGAAGCTGGTTGGGCGTACCGGGTCCAGACGAGCAATACCACGAGGAAAGGAAAATTCTTGTACTTTAGTCAATAATTTACTATACTGACCGCGCCGTAAGGAATTCCGCCCCCCAGGGGCGACAAAACCGGAAACCAGGATACGATCCATGGTAACCCAGGCACAGAAGAAGCACGAACGCATCGTCGAGGCGGTGCGCCTCGGACTCGATGGCGAGGCGGCGGTGGACTTTGTCCACCAGTCCGGTTTTGCCGTTACCACCACGGGCATAGCGAGGCACTTGAGAAAAATGGGCGGAAGAGGTCATATCGTGGCATTGATTAACGAAGGACACACGAACTGGGAAATTCTTCAGGCCGCCTACCCCGAGGAGCGATTTGAGCACCTCACCGTGCTCCCCCCGAGCCAAGGCGACCTCTTTTCCGACAATTCCCCCAAGGTCCCTGATAACCTGTTGCCCTTTCAGGACTTATTCCAGAGCACAAAGATCACGCTGACCCTGCCCAACGACCTCCTGGAGGCCATACGGCTGGCGGCCCGCGCCGAAAAGACCACGCGGTCCCAACTCATCATCGACATCCTCACCAGCGCCATGTCCCGGGTGCCCGAGTGGCCACAGGGGGATGGGGAGTAGGGTGCAGTTGGCGGCGTTGTTCTGTGTCCTTACCATTCTATCCACCGAAGTAGCAATCTTGATGGGTCAGTTCCGGTGTTCGAATTTTGACGCTCCGCCTTCTCGGGGTTGATACAACTGGATATCCAGGAACCGAGCATAGTTTATGAAGTCTTTGTCTGTTGTGAATATCGGCAAAACACATCGGCTGGCGACTGCACAAATCAAGAAGTCTATATGTGACCCTTGGACACCCTTTCTTCTGCAAATACTATAAGCTATTGCCGCCGCCTCGTAATCACGAGCAACAATCTCCAAGTCGTCGAAATCGGCAAGGTGTTCACGGACCCTTTCGAAACTCTTTGAATCTGGCAGACCGGAAAGAATTTCCTGTCGAATCGGTCCGATTAGTGACGCTCGGCCTTCCTCAACGAGTTCGGAAAGCTCCCTTATCACGCCGCGATTGCGATCCGGCGCGTGGGTCCGGCGAAGCGCGAGAGACCATACCGTAGTGTCCACGAGAACAATCAACGGCGGTTTCTCCCCTTCTTGTGATCATAGGATGGATCGAAGTCGATCGTTCCAAACAGCGCAAGAATCTTTTTTTGTTTTCGTTTCTGGATATACTCGCGCAGCGCCTCGTTGACGGTGTCTTTTTTCGTTTTCAGGCCGCCTTCCTTAAGTGCCTCAGTGAGGAGCGCGTCGTCAATCGCAAGATTCGTAGCCATGGTTTACACCTCCTTTTACACAAAGAATAACACAGAACGTCTTGTCGCACAACCGAAGAATTCCATTGAGGACGTCCAAAGTCGCCATTCCTGGAGTCTATTTCAGGGCGCATTCCCGCAGTCGACCTTCCATGGCGCTCCCCGCTCCCTGTACTTCTCGACGCGTTCCGTTCGAGGCTCCAAACTGACAAGGGCGAAACCGCGCTCGTCCAGTTTCTCAACACAACAGTAATACAGAGCCCGAGATTCCAGCTTCAGATACATCATGTAGAACCCGAACTCATAGTCAATTGCTTCAATGCCGGTGAATCCTTTGAAATCCTGTCCCGTGAGTCGAAGAATTGCTTCGTTTTCATCCCGGTTCGAATTGGGCGAAAGTGGTGGGACGGTGTCTTGCTCCAGTTCCAGCAATGCGCTGTTTACGAAATTGCAGACGTCATTCCACTGCGGCGAATTCGCGGGTTTCACATTGCATCCGTGCAATGTGGCTGCTGCTGTCCCCAGCGTGATTAGGGAGACTTGCGTGATGTTCTTTCTTCTCTCATTGATGAGGCAAACCCTTATCGGTAACCCACCGCTGAAGTACATACCGTATGCTCCTTCGTTCGCAGAACCGACGATCTAAGCTGACTTCCCAAATGGAATCGGAATATGGTTCGAGGTTTCTTTCCATGAGTCCAGTGTAAGTCAAGTCGTCGACTCACTTTCGTTCACGAATTCCGAGCAGCACTTCCGCGTTCCTCACCATCCCGGCGTGCTTCGTTCTCCGGATGGGTGTCCCCGCGAAGCGTTCGTTGAAGGTCTCCTCATTCGACCCAGCCAGTTCCTCGAGTTTTGGAAAGGCCTGGCCCGCTCTCGGCGCGAAATCCGGCTCGGAACTGGATTGCTGGAAACGGTTCCAGGGGCAGACCTCCTGGCAGATGTCGCAGCCGAAGACCCAGCCCTTCATGTTGGCCTGCACGACGTCTGGAATATCGCCTCGGTTTTCGATCGTCTGATAGGAGATGCACTTGCGGGCGTCCAGAACGCCCTCGCGAACAAAGGCATCGGTGGGGCAGGCGTCGAGACAGGCGCGGCAGGTACCGCAGTGATTCGCGACGGGCCTGTCCGGCGCCAGCGCCACTTCCGTGATCACGGTTCCGACGAAGAACCAGGAGCCGATGTCGCGGCGTAGCACGAGGCTGTTTTTCCCGATCCAACCCAGGCCAGCGCGTTCGGCCCAGGCGCGCTCCATGACCGGCCCGCTGTCCACGGCGGCGTAGCTGGGAGCACTCACGCCAAAATCATCGAGGAATCGGGCGAGCTTGATGAGGGGCTTTTTCAGGACTTTGTGGTAGTCGCGCCCTCGGGCGTAGCGTGCCACTTTGCCCGTGCCCGGATCAGGTTCGGGGTCGGGGTAGAAGTAGTTTCGCGCAACGACGACCACAGAGCGTGCCCCTGGGATTTTGACGCGGGGATCCTGGCGAATTGCCTTTGTCGCGGCCATCCAGTCCATATCCGCATGAAATCCCGCAGCGAGCCATTGGCCCAATCGATCTTCGGGGTCAATCGGGCCCGCCTCGGCGATGCCGCAGGCGTCAAAGCCGATGTTGCTGGCGAAGTCCTTGACCGAGCGGCTTCGTTCCTCCGTGTCCCCGGTCATCGGAGATTTACTCGCGCCCCGTATTTCTTGATCAGTGCGGCGTTCCAGGCGTCGCCACCGGGAAGGTTGGCGCTCTTGAACAGGGGCGGTTCCTGACCCGCAGCCAGGAATACCTGGCAAATCTCCAGGACGATCTGTTGAACAATGACCACATTCGCCAGGGTGGAGGTGGGCCCGGTGGCCACACCGGTATTGCCCACGGGAATCGCGGCATCGCCGGTACAGCCGCAGTTGTCGATGACCACATCGCAGACCTCGAAAAGCTTCTTCGTCTGTCCCGTACCGGTCGTGGCGGCGGCGGATTGGGCGAGGGAGGTCAGGGCGATGGTCGCGATGCCACGTTCTCTTGCCATCAGGGCCAGTTCGACCGGCACGGCATTCTTGCCGCTATTGGATATGATCGTGAGCACCTCACCGGGGCGGATGTCCTCTTTCTCGAACAGGAGACGGGCCAGGCCGGGCAGTCTTTCCAGCTTTGTACTGGTGGCCGGGCCTTC containing:
- the queG gene encoding tRNA epoxyqueuosine(34) reductase QueG encodes the protein MTGDTEERSRSVKDFASNIGFDACGIAEAGPIDPEDRLGQWLAAGFHADMDWMAATKAIRQDPRVKIPGARSVVVVARNYFYPDPEPDPGTGKVARYARGRDYHKVLKKPLIKLARFLDDFGVSAPSYAAVDSGPVMERAWAERAGLGWIGKNSLVLRRDIGSWFFVGTVITEVALAPDRPVANHCGTCRACLDACPTDAFVREGVLDARKCISYQTIENRGDIPDVVQANMKGWVFGCDICQEVCPWNRFQQSSSEPDFAPRAGQAFPKLEELAGSNEETFNERFAGTPIRRTKHAGMVRNAEVLLGIRERK
- a CDS encoding type II toxin-antitoxin system VapB family antitoxin; the protein is MATNLAIDDALLTEALKEGGLKTKKDTVNEALREYIQKRKQKKILALFGTIDFDPSYDHKKGRNRR
- a CDS encoding PIN domain-containing protein, translated to MIVLVDTTVWSLALRRTHAPDRNRGVIRELSELVEEGRASLIGPIRQEILSGLPDSKSFERVREHLADFDDLEIVARDYEAAAIAYSICRRKGVQGSHIDFLICAVASRCVLPIFTTDKDFINYARFLDIQLYQPREGGASKFEHRN
- a CDS encoding SIS domain-containing protein → MNSFLDAARSVLDTIERTQGEEIRRAGILVGESLLAGGVWHLFGTGHSHLISEEVYYRAGGLAPVNAMLFPALMQHEGPATSTKLERLPGLARLLFEKEDIRPGEVLTIISNSGKNAVPVELALMARERGIATIALTSLAQSAAATTGTGQTKKLFEVCDVVIDNCGCTGDAAIPVGNTGVATGPTSTLANVVIVQQIVLEICQVFLAAGQEPPLFKSANLPGGDAWNAALIKKYGARVNLR